A genomic stretch from Megalobrama amblycephala isolate DHTTF-2021 linkage group LG22, ASM1881202v1, whole genome shotgun sequence includes:
- the ca2 gene encoding carbonic anhydrase 2: MSHGWGYADHNGPQKWCENFPIANGPRQSPIDIQTDGASHDDELKPLKLQYDPSTSLDILNNGHSFQVTFADDNDSSTLTEGPISGKYRLKQFHFHWGASDDKGSEHTVDGKCYPAELHLVHWNTKYPSFAEAADKSDGLAVVGVFLEIGADNPKLQKVLDAMDAIKSKGKQTSFTNFDPAVLLPESLDYWTYPGSLTTPPLYESVTWIVCKQTISVSSAQMKIFRSLLFTAEEEEACCMVDNYRPPQPLKGRKVCASFK, from the exons ATGTCTCACGGATGGGGATACGCAGACCATAATG GACCTCAGAAATGGTGTGAAAACTTCCCGATCGCTAATGGACCTCGCCAGTCTCCGATAGACATTCAAACCGATGGAGCGTCCCATGATGATGAACTGAAGCCGCTTAAACTGCAGTACGACCCCTCCACTTCCCTGGACATCCTGAATAATGGACACTCTTTCCAAGTGACCTTCGCTGATGATAACGACAGCTCAA CACTGACAGAAGGCCCGATCTCAGGCAAATATAGACTTAAACAGTTCCACTTCCACTGGGGAGCTAGTGACGACAAAGGCTCCGAGCACACAGTCGATGGGAAATGTTACCCAGCCGAG CTCCATCTGGTCCACTGGAACACAAAATATCCCAGCTTTGCGGAAGCAGCTGATAAGTCTGATGGCCTTGCTGTGGTTGGAGTTTTTCTggag ATCGGTGCAGACAATCCTAAGCTTCAGAAGGTTCTGGATGCTATGGATGCTATCAAGTCCAAG GGAAAGCAGACCTCATTCACAAACTTTGACCCAGCCGTCCTGCTCCCGGAATCTCTGGATTACTGGACGTACCCGGGGTCTCTGACCACACCCCCTCTGTACGAGAGCGTCACATGGATTGTCTGCAAGCAAACAATCAGCGTTAGCTCTGCGCAG ATGAAAATATTCCGATCTCTGCTTTTTACGGCAGAGGAAGAGGAGGCCTGCTGCATGGTGGATAACTACCGCCCACCTCAGCCTCTTAAAGGTCGTAAGGTCTGCGCATCTTTCAAGTGA
- the rbis gene encoding ribosomal biogenesis factor translates to MGKNKQRGKKQQNVFQVASKQSKPKTKAKPVKTSLKHINTLRNEKVESLNQMFTEVQRDVKSISKSTSNEPKKGQKVVREAPREAVNVDGAAQLFSQL, encoded by the exons ATGGGCAAAAATAAACAGAGAGGCAAAAAACAGCAGAATGTATTTCAGGTTGCGAGCAAACAGTCAAAACCCAAGACCAAAGCGAAACCTGTCAAGACCTCGCTGAAACAT ATaaacactttgagaaatgaAAAAGTGGAGAGCTTAAATCAGATGTTCACAGAAGTACAGCGAGATGTAAAAAGTATTTCAAAATCCACATCTAATGAACCCAAAAAAGGACAGAAG GTGGTCAGAGAAGCTCCACGGGAAGCTGTCAATGTGGATGGTGCTGCTCAGCTTTTCTCTCAACTCTAG